The DNA region GCTGATATGTGCGACAAGATCGAAACCTTTCAGCAGGAACAGAGAGCAGTTTAAGTCACCCCAGATCCTGTCCAAGAGACGGGGAGGAGCTCAGATGACGGGTTTGGATGACCAGCTTTCGCGCCGCCGCGTCTAGAAAGGCTTATTCCTCTCACATCATTTTATCGTGCCGCCCAGTCCAAAAGATCGGCAAGAAATGCTCGAAACACCCGGCAGAATCGAACCGTGTTTCTTCGAGGAGCACATCCCCGCCGGACTGGCCGACCTTTTGATCGACATCCAGAGGGAAGCAGCCCAGCTGGGACAAGGGCTGCACCCGGACAGCGCGGCTGAACTCGCGGACCTCGTCCGCGTGATGAACTGCTACTACTCCAACCTGATCGAAGGCCACAACACACGTCCACGAGATATTGAGCGCGCCCTCGCCGGTGCCGAACTCGAAGAAGAGACCCGCCCGCTTGCCTTGGAAGCGCGCGCCCATGTCATTGTTCAGCGAGCAATCGACGAGATGCATGAGACTGGCACCCTGCCCCGCCCCACGTCCGGCGAATTTCTCACCTGGGTGCACAGGGCTTTCTACGATGAAATGCCTGACGAATTTCGGGTGATCGAACATTCCGATGGAACACGCGAACCGATCATTCCCGGGCACATGCGCCAGGACGGCGGCAAGGAGGTGGCCGTCGGGCGCCACCTCCCCCCTTCTTCGTCGCGCGTTGCGGCCTTCATGGATCACTTCGACAAACGGTTTCAGATCGCCGCACGGTCCTCGAGCGGGCGGATCATCGCGATCGCGTCGGCGCATCACCGGTTGAATTACATCCATCCGTTCCCGGCCGGCAACGGGCGCGTCAGCCGCTTGATGTCCCATGCCATGGCCCTGACGGCCGGGATTGGAGGACAAGGTCTGTGGTCGGTATCGCGCGGGCTTGCGCGCGGGTTGACGGATCGCGGTGAATACAAGCGCATGATGGATCTCGCGGACAGCCCGCGTCGTGGAGACCGCGATGGACGCGGCAACCTATCCGAAGCCGCTTTGAAGACCTACAGCGAATGGTTCCTGAAGGCCTCGCTCGATCAGATCACGTTTTCCACAAAGCTTTTTGACCTTGCTGGGCTGGAAAAGCGGTATCGGCGCCTCGTAGAGGACCCCGTCGATGACAAACGCGCGCCCGATCTGATCTCGGCCGTTCTTCGGCATGGCGCGCTTAGGCGTGGCGACGCGCAAATTCTCCTCAAGACGTCTGAGCGCACCGCACGCAACACACTTGGCAAATTGACCTCTGCCGGGTAACTGACCTCCGCCCCTCCGAAAACCCCCGTAAGACTGGCGTTTCCCTTGGACTACCGCGAACGGCTTTTCCCCAACCCGTTCGCCCATGGAGATTTGCCGGAATGATGCAGGTCAAGACACTTGCGCGCCCCGGACCTGTCCGAAGATCAGGTGAGAGAGTTTGGAGTGTTTCTTCGAGAGAACGTTCGGGACGCGATTTTCCATCGGTTTAAATCGTTCGAAAAGCACGCTTTCGAATACGGTCACGCCCGGATCGCCGGCGTGCAAAGTGACCTTTGGGATGAAACCGAAGGCGGGCTGATCTTGAAGCAGCAAAATACCTTGCAAGAGCGCGACGTGCCATTTGGAGACCCGCTCGAAGAAATAGACGCACGCAGGGGTAACGGAGGAGTACATGAACAAGCGGCGGACTTCATTCTTGCGACGCGTGTCCGTGGCTCTGTCCACCACGCCGTTTAAATCGAAAATCGACTGGAACTCGAGCAGTTGCTGGTCAGAGTGCTTGGTGCCGCAGCATTGACCCACGCGTTGCTGAAGCCTGTCGATGCCTCCTAAGACTCAGCACTCATGCCCGCATCCTCCAACTGCTCCCGGTCCGGAAGCTCGCGAAGGCTCTCCAAGCCGAGGGCGACAAGGAACTGCTCGGTGGTGACGAATGTATACGGCGCCCCGCGCCGGGGTGACCTTGGCCCGGTCCCGATCAACCTGCGCGCATAGAGCCGTCCGATCAGGTCGCGGCTGATTTCCTTCCCGAAGATGTCCTTCAGCCCGTCGCGGGTGATCGGCTGCTGGTAGGCGATGGCGGCCAGCACCGCGACGTCGAATTCGCTCAGATCGATTAGCTGGTCCCCGACATCCGCCGCAGCGCGGATCGCGGGGGCGTAGGCGGGCCGCGTCCGGAACATCCAGCCGCCGGCGACCTGGGCAATCTCGAAGGCCCGCCCCTCCAGATCGGCGGCAAGGTCCTCGACCAGCAAGTCGACCGAGGCCCCCTGCCCCACCACGCGGGCCAGGTCCTCACGCGGGACCGGCGAGGCAGAGGCGAAAAGCACCGCCTCGATCCGGCGCATCCATTTCCGCCAGCGCAGCTCGGGCGGCAGGTCGGCCAGCTCGCGGTCAAGCTCGGGCTCGGGGCGGTCCTTCGCCATCCCTACACCCCGTAGAGCCGGAAGGTGTCGCGACCGGTCAGCTCGCGCACCGCACCGAGGTCGACCAGCCGGTCGCAGAGCCGCCGCGCGGCGCGATCCGGCAAGGGCAAGGCCGACGGCGCCACGGCATCGCGGGTCAGGAACATCTCGACCGCTGCCCCTGCCCCCTTGGCCCGAAGCTTCGGCGCGACCGCCTTCAGATGCACCGCCCGGCGTGCGAGGTCGGCAGCAAGGCGCGCGGCCTCGGGCGCGGACGAGACGAGCGCGCGATGACAGGAAAGCCTCAGGTCATCCCCGCGCTTACGCAGATCGGTGCGTTTCAGACCAGCTCCCAGAAGCGGTACGAGGTGATCCCAACCGAGGGCTTGCGCAAGCGCCGCATCCGCGAGGACAAGCGCGAGCACGTCGGCGCGCGGCGTCGCCGTCAGCACCGCTTCCAGCACCGTCGCGGCCCGGGCGACCGGAGCACCCTTCCCGGCATCGAGCCACGTGGCGATCTGGCCCGGCGCATGGGTCGGCAAAGCCCGGGCAAGAGCCTCGACCGACACCGGTCGTTCGACCGCGCGCCGCCATTTCAGATGTGTTTCCCCCGCCGGGCCGGGCAAATCGCTGGGACGCATCAGATGCACCGCATCGCGCAACTCCCCTGCCCGCTCTGGCCGCCCCGCGAAGGCGACGCAGGCCTCTGCCGCGCGCAGCGCCAGACGGTCCCGCAACAAGGCTTGGGGCACGTCCTCACGTCCCAACACAAGATGCAGGCAGTTCAACGCGGCGCCGGACAAAAAGGCCACATCTTCAAGGGTTTCTGCCCGCGTCGAGCTGACCCAACCCGGCATCTGCGGTAGGGTATCTGCGGTGCTGTCGTGAGGCGTGGGCGCAAAAGTCATGCTCGGATGTTAACTCATGGCGGCGCTTTCTGCCAGAAAATAGCACACAAACCGCCCCACCTTGCCGTTGTCTTTCATGTCCAATAAGTTTGCATTATTGGACATGAAAGACATGCTGGGAAGCAGTTCAGCTTCATAGTCGGATTTTCTAGAAAGATGCCCTCAGAGACCGAGAAATCGACGTCAACGCCCTCTGATGAGCAAGATGACGCTCGCGTCGACGAGAGACATCAAGGGGAAAGCGATGACATCGCCCTGCCCTCCCATGTGGCCGGATCCGGGACGCTCGATCGTCTGGTGGACACGGCGCGCAACTACGCACGCGCTGCGGCCTCCGACAACACACTGAAAGCTTATGCGCAGGACTGGGTGCATTTTATCCGCTGGTGCAGGATGAAGGGCACGGAGGCGCTGCCTCCGTCGCCGGAGATGATCGGGCTTTATCTCGCGGATCTGGCGTCCGGGTCAGGCTCCGCCCCTGCCCTCTCCGTCTCGACCATCGTCCGCCGCTTGTCGGGTCTCGCCTGGAACTGCGCGCAGCGGGGATTCACCCTCGATCGCAAGAACCGGCACATCGCCACGGTGCTGGCCGGAATCAAGCGCAAGCATGCGCGTCCGCCGGTTCAGAAGGAAGCGATCCTGGCCGAGGACATCCTCGCGATGGTGGGCACCCTGTCCTATGACCTGCGCGGGCTGCGAGATCGCGCGATCCTGCTGCTGGGATACGCTGGCGGCCTGCGCCGCTCGGAAATCGTCAGTCTCGATGTCCATAAGGACGACACGCCGGAGTCCGGCGGCTGGATCGAGATCTTCGACAAGGGCGCGCTGTTGACCCTCAATGCCAAGACCGGTTGGCGCGAGGTCGAGATCGGCCGCGGCTCCAAGGATCAGACTTGTCCCGTTCATGCGGTCGAGCAATGGCTGCACTTCGCGAAGATCGGCTTTGGGCCAGTCTTCGTCGGCACCTCGCGCGATGGCAAACGGGCCTCCGAAACGCGGCTCAACGACAAGCATGTGGCCCGCCTGATCAAGCGCACGGTCCTCGACGCTGGCATCCGATCCGAGCTGCCAGAAAAGGAGCGCCTCGCGCTGTTCTCCGGCCATTCGCTGCGCGCCGGTCTCGCCAGTTCGGCAGAGGTCGACGAGCGCTATGTCCAGAAACACCTGGGCCATGCCTCCGCCGAGATGACCCGCCGCTACCAGCGCCGCCGCGACCGGTTCCGCGTGAATCTGACCAAAGCCGCAGGGCTGTGAGTGTGGCCGAACGGTCGTCAACGACCTGCTGCGCTGATCTGTCCTTGACTATAGAGCTGGCCTGTCTTCGGACTGAGGAGACAGACGGTCAAGAAAAGCCACTTTGGCGAAGAAGAAATCGCTCACTGCCCGACAAATGCAATGCGAAGCGGTGCCACCAAAGGCGGCGTTCTGATGTCCACCCGGCGCTTGCGCAGCGCCAGAATTGACCCTGATCCGGCACAAATCAGGGTGTTTTCCGCAAAGGTCTGTGGAAAAGTCCTTGCGCGACTCTGTTCCGTTCGTCAATAGTCACGAAAAAGGGCGTGAAATCGCCATTATCCGTGAACACGGCGGAGCGGAGCGGACGAGAATGACCGCGATGTGAGCCATAAAACAGGCGGCGCGGGGCAGAAATATGGATGCAACCCTCCAGTCCGAGGACCTGAACGGGGTCATTCGGGACCATTCTGAAACACTGGCGGCACAATTGCACGCCCAGAGAGAGAGCCTGTTTCCGCCCGACGCGGCGAAACAGATGCGCAAGTTCACCTCTGGTGAGGCGGCGGCGCTGCTTGGCGTAAACGACAGCTACCTGCGCAAGCTGAATCTGGACGGCAAGGGCCCCTCCCCCGAATTGACGCCCGGCAACCGCCGGCTCTATTCGGTGACGGACATTCAGGCGCTGCGCGAACTCCTGGAAAAGACGGCCAGAAAACCCGGCGACTACCTGCCCGGACGGCGCGAGGGCGACCACCTCCAGATCATCGGCGTGATGAACTTCAAGGGCGGATCGGGCAAGACCACGACCTCTGCCCACCTTGCGCAGCGGCTGGCGCTTCTGGGGTATCGCGTTCTGGCCATCGACCTCGACCCGCAGGCCTCCATGACCGCGCTGCACGGGGTGCAACCGGAATACGACCTGCCGGAAGGCGGTACGCTGTACGATGCGATCCGCTACGACAGCCCGGTGCCGATCACCGACGTCATCCGCCCGACCTATATCCCGAACCTCGACCTGATTCCCGGCAACCTCGAACTGATGGAGTTCGAGCATGAAACCCCCCGCGCCCTGGCCCAGGGCAGCGCCGGGCTATTCTTCTTCCGCGTGAAGGAGGCGCTGAGCCAGGTCGACGAGAACTATGACGTGGTGGTGATCGACTGCCCGCCGCAGCTTGGCTTCCTGACCATGTCTGCGCTGTCCGCCGCGACGGGTGTGCTGGTGACCATCCACCCAGAGATGCTGGACGTCATGTCGATGTCGCAATTCCTGCGGATGACCGCCGACCTGATGGACGTGATCGCCGAATCCGGCGCAGACATGAGCCACGACTGGATGCGCTACCTGCTGACCCGCTACGAACCGACCGACGCGCCGCAGAACCGCATCACCGCGTTTCTCCGTACGATGTATGGCGACAAGGTTCTGAACGCGCCGATGCTGAAATCCACCGCGATCTCCGACGCCGGTCTCACCAAGCAGACACTCTACGAGGTCGAACGTTCGGCCTTTACCCGGTCGACCTACGACCGCGCCATCGAAAGCGTGAATGCCGTCAATGACGAGATCGCCGGCCTGATCCAGAAGACCTGGGGCCGCTGAAGGGAGGAGCGTCATGTCCGACAAGAAGAAAAGCCGCCTGTCCATGCTTGACGGTCTTGCGCAGGCCGGGGCGTCTGCCCCCCCTGCCCCGATGATGTCGTCGAACCGCGCGCTGCGCTCGGCCCGCGACGCGGTGGACGGGATCAACGTGTGGGAACTGGACCCCGACAGCATCGCCAACCGCCGCGTGCAGGACCGGATGGAACTGGGCGACGTGTCGGATCTGCGGCAGAACATCGAGACCAACGGCCAGACCGTGCCGATCCTCGTGCGCCGCGATCCGAAAGACCCGGAAAAATACCTGCTGGTCTACGGCGCCCGCCGTCTGGCCGCGATCCGCGAATCCGACAAGGTGACGAAGGTGCGCGCGCTCGTCGCCTCGATGAGCGACGAAGCCGCGATGCGGGCGCAGATGGCCGAGAACGCCGACCGCCGCGACCTGACCTTCATCGAAAAGGCGTTTTACGCCTACCAGCTGATCGAGGTCGGCTTCGGCACCCAGTCCGAAGTGGCCGAGATGCTGAACGTCACCAAATCGTGGATCTCCATGTCGCAGAACATCATGCGGCTGCTCGGCCCGGAGCTGGTGCAGATCATCGGCCCGGCCCCAGGCGTTGGCCGTCCGCGCTGGGATGCGCTGGCGCAGGCGCTCGACGGGCGGTTCAACAGCCGCGCGCCGGTGATCGAGGCGGCAGAGGACGCCGCCAGCCGTATCGCCTCGGACGAGGCTGCCGGGAAGACGCTGGCAAAGGAACCGTCCGTCCTGATCTTCGAAGCCCTGGAACGGCTGGCCCGCGGCCCGAAGCGCAAGCCCATCGTGCCGGTCAAGACGACACTGAAGATCAACGGCGAAAAGGCGGGCAGCCTGGCGCGGACCGCGAAAGGCGTGGCCATCGATCTCGACGATCCGCGCTTTGCCAATTGGATGCAGAACCACGCCGAACCCATTCTCGAAGAACTTTACGCCCGCTGGCGCGAAGACATCGAGTGAGACCAGAGCAGAACGAGAAAAAACAGGAGGCACGAGAGAGGCAAAAGAAAAGGCCCCGCAAAGCAACGCTCCACGAGACCCTTCCAGATTAGCACCTTCAAGGTAGTCGCCGGAGCCCGCACTCGCAAGTCCAAAGTGATTCGCGAGCAGGGAATTTTATGCCTTCGTGAATGAAAAATGCGGTACGACCCGATAACGCCGTTCCGGCGACCGATGACGCCTGCGCTGATGGACCATCGCGCGCAGCTTGACACACCTTTGCCGCCCGACGGCCTGAACAAATGGGAAGCGTTGCGCGAACTGGCCTGCGCCCGCAACGCCTACGGTCTCAGCGACCGAGACATGACCGTCCTTCAGGCACTGGTCAGCTTTCACCCCGATACAGTTCTTGGCAGTGGCGGCGCGGCCCCAGTGGTGTATCCGTCGAATGCCGCGATCTGCGAGCGGTTGAACGGGATGCCCTGCTCGACCATGCGGCGCCATCTGTCGCGGCTGGTGGGTGCGGGTGTCATCGTGCGGCGCGACAGCCCCAACGGCAAACGGTATGCCCGTCGGGTCGGCGACGCCAAGGTGGCCTATGGCTTCGACCTCTCGCCTCTGGTGTTGCGCCACGCCGAGGTTTGCGCTCATGCCGAAAAGATCCGCGCCGAACGCGACGCCCTCAAGCGTCTGCGAGAGACGGTCAGCCTGATGCGCCGCGACCTGGCCGGTCTGGTGGACTGGGGTCGGACGGAGCGTCCCGATCTCGCCACCTGGGACATTTACGAAGACCTTGCCCGGCTCGCCGCCCGCGACCTGCGTCGCAAGCTGGACCATGCCGCGCTGGAAACCTTGCGCGCCCGTCTGTTCGCTGCTTTGACAGAGGTGCGGGATCTGCTGGAACCTCAGGAAAGCGTCACGCAGACAGCCGAAACGAGCACCAGCCACGCCCGGAATGAGCAGCACCATCAGAATTCAGAGAAAGACTCTCATGCTTCTGAAGGAGCGGTTCCGGGCGAGGACGGCAACGTCACACCTCTGACCAGCCGGAAGGCCAACTTAGGAACAGACGCGCAGGAGGATGCCCCCCCTGCCCCGTCCCTGCCCTTGCGACTGGTCCTATTGGCGTGTCCCGAAATCCAGAGCTATGCACCGCATCCTGTGAGGCACTGGCACGAATTCGTGGCCATCGCAGAAACGGTCAGACCCATGACCGGCATTTCACCTACGGCCTGGGAAGAGGCCCGGCGGGCCATGGGACCGGAACAGGCAGCGGTTGTCCTTGCGGCCTTGCTCGAACGGTTCACGGAGATCCGCAATCCCGGCGGCTACCTGCGGCATCTGACAGCGAAAGCGTCGGAAGGCGCGTTCTCTTGCGGACCGATGGTTATGGCTTTGCTGCGGCGCGCGGCCTGAGTTCACAGTTGTGAACTTTGGCTGCATACCGGGTGCCTCGGGCAAGAGTTCACAGCTGTGAACTCTTGATCCAAACCGTGTGTCGGCCAATCCGATAATCGAGAAAAAACGCCAACGCGTCTGATCAAGATGATCCCAATGATGCGACGGGGCAGGGGCCATGCGTTACAATTGCACCACAGACCTTCCCCAACATCGCGTTTGCCCCTTTAACTGATCAAATCTCTCGGATAAGACGCGCCTACTTGCTGCGCCATCCAGATTGCCGTGTCCAGACAGCTTCGCAGCCTCAAGACCAAGAACCTGAGGGACAATGGAAATGCGCAGTCTGAGACAGCGGCCCCCTGCGGCCGTCCGAAACTCCGTGGCGAACAGAAACCTGATGGTCGGGACGTCCCTGACCGCCGCCTGCCTGGCCGGTTTCGCCTACGCCCAGGACACCAACGCCGACACCACCACGATCGTCCTGCCGACACTCGACGTGGAAACGACGGCTGAACCCACACCGGCCCCTGCACGTCCGGCGCCGGCGCCCCGCCGCACCGCAACGGCTCCGCGCCGGGCACCCGCGCCGCAGGTCTGTACGCCGGATCTGGCAGGAACGCCGGTTTGTGCGGAACAGGAAGCCGCCGAAGCGGCTGCCGCGCAGACCGCAGCCCAAGCCGCAGCGGCGGCAGAAGCCGCACGGCAGGCCAGCGCGGGCACCAACCCGAACGGCGACCCGGACGCGCCGTTCCGGGCCGTGACGAGCGCCAACTCCAAGCTGAGGGGCGAGATCGCGGACATGCCGCGCACCGTTACCGCCGTCACTAAAGAGGTGCTGGAGACCACCAACACCACCTCTGTCCGGCAACTGGCGCGCAACACGCCGGGGATGAGCCTGGGCTTCGGCGAGGGCGGCAATGCCTTTGGCGACAACATTTACATCCGTGGTTTCAAGGCCAACAACGACGTCTATGTCGACGGCGTGCGCGATCCGGGCACGTCGGTGCGTGAAACCTTCGACACCGAGCAGGTCGAGATCCTGAAAGGCCCGTCCGGGTCTGTCGGCGGGCGGGGCGCCACCGGCGGCACGATCAACCTGACGACCAAGCAGCCGCAGGACGTGGATTTCCAGCACTATTCGGTGGAGGCGACCAGCGCGGGCACCGTGCGCGCCACGGCGGACATCAACCTTGCCTCGGACGAGCGTCTGCAACTGCGGTTCAACACGATGCTGCAGAAGGGTTGGGTGGCCGGACGCGAGGACGTGCACGACGACCGGCAGGGCGCCGCTGTGGCGCTGCGCTACAGTCTGACGGATGACGTGACGCTGGATGCGTCCTATTCCTTCACCCGCTTCGACCAGACACCGGACTGGGGCGTGCCCTTCACCACCGGGCGCCCGGACGGCAAGACCGGCCCGGTGACAGAGTTCGGCGTCGACCGCGACACGTTCTATGGCATCGAGGACCGCGACTTCCAGATCGCCACACGCCATGTCGCCACCGGCCGCCTGACCTGGGACATGGGCAACGGGCTGCAACTGACCAACACGCTGCGCGGGTCCGAAACGATCAACGACTACATCCTGACCGCGCCGTCGAGCACGACAGAGAACGGGTCGAATGATCCGTCGGACTGGACCACGGGCATCCGCGACAAGTCGCGTTATCAGGTGACGGACGTGATCTCGAACACCACGGAGCTGTCGGGCGAGGCCGGATGGTTCGGGGTGTCGCACGACTTCGTCGCGGGGCTGCTGCTGCAGCGCGAAAAGGTGATGGCGGATTCCTATCCCGGCTCGACCGAGGATTTCCCGGCGGGCGCGCGTGGCTGCACGGTGAGCGTGGAGAACCCGGATACGTCGAACTGCTGGGATGGCAACATGCCGTCGCGCAACCTGAACAAGACCAACACGGAGGTGAACACCGTGTCGGCCTACTTCGTCGACCGGATCGAGTTCTCGCCGCAATGGACGCTCGATGCGGGTGTGCGGGTGGACTCCTATGACATCGAGCGCACCAGTTCCGGCTCGACGCTCAGCCGTAACGACGT from Sagittula stellata E-37 includes:
- the scpB gene encoding SMC-Scp complex subunit ScpB, whose product is MAKDRPEPELDRELADLPPELRWRKWMRRIEAVLFASASPVPREDLARVVGQGASVDLLVEDLAADLEGRAFEIAQVAGGWMFRTRPAYAPAIRAAADVGDQLIDLSEFDVAVLAAIAYQQPITRDGLKDIFGKEISRDLIGRLYARRLIGTGPRSPRRGAPYTFVTTEQFLVALGLESLRELPDREQLEDAGMSAES
- a CDS encoding DUF1403 family protein — translated: MTFAPTPHDSTADTLPQMPGWVSSTRAETLEDVAFLSGAALNCLHLVLGREDVPQALLRDRLALRAAEACVAFAGRPERAGELRDAVHLMRPSDLPGPAGETHLKWRRAVERPVSVEALARALPTHAPGQIATWLDAGKGAPVARAATVLEAVLTATPRADVLALVLADAALAQALGWDHLVPLLGAGLKRTDLRKRGDDLRLSCHRALVSSAPEAARLAADLARRAVHLKAVAPKLRAKGAGAAVEMFLTRDAVAPSALPLPDRAARRLCDRLVDLGAVRELTGRDTFRLYGV
- a CDS encoding tyrosine-type recombinase/integrase, translating into MPSETEKSTSTPSDEQDDARVDERHQGESDDIALPSHVAGSGTLDRLVDTARNYARAAASDNTLKAYAQDWVHFIRWCRMKGTEALPPSPEMIGLYLADLASGSGSAPALSVSTIVRRLSGLAWNCAQRGFTLDRKNRHIATVLAGIKRKHARPPVQKEAILAEDILAMVGTLSYDLRGLRDRAILLLGYAGGLRRSEIVSLDVHKDDTPESGGWIEIFDKGALLTLNAKTGWREVEIGRGSKDQTCPVHAVEQWLHFAKIGFGPVFVGTSRDGKRASETRLNDKHVARLIKRTVLDAGIRSELPEKERLALFSGHSLRAGLASSAEVDERYVQKHLGHASAEMTRRYQRRRDRFRVNLTKAAGL
- the repA gene encoding plasmid partitioning protein RepA gives rise to the protein MDATLQSEDLNGVIRDHSETLAAQLHAQRESLFPPDAAKQMRKFTSGEAAALLGVNDSYLRKLNLDGKGPSPELTPGNRRLYSVTDIQALRELLEKTARKPGDYLPGRREGDHLQIIGVMNFKGGSGKTTTSAHLAQRLALLGYRVLAIDLDPQASMTALHGVQPEYDLPEGGTLYDAIRYDSPVPITDVIRPTYIPNLDLIPGNLELMEFEHETPRALAQGSAGLFFFRVKEALSQVDENYDVVVIDCPPQLGFLTMSALSAATGVLVTIHPEMLDVMSMSQFLRMTADLMDVIAESGADMSHDWMRYLLTRYEPTDAPQNRITAFLRTMYGDKVLNAPMLKSTAISDAGLTKQTLYEVERSAFTRSTYDRAIESVNAVNDEIAGLIQKTWGR
- the repB gene encoding plasmid partitioning protein RepB, which produces MSDKKKSRLSMLDGLAQAGASAPPAPMMSSNRALRSARDAVDGINVWELDPDSIANRRVQDRMELGDVSDLRQNIETNGQTVPILVRRDPKDPEKYLLVYGARRLAAIRESDKVTKVRALVASMSDEAAMRAQMAENADRRDLTFIEKAFYAYQLIEVGFGTQSEVAEMLNVTKSWISMSQNIMRLLGPELVQIIGPAPGVGRPRWDALAQALDGRFNSRAPVIEAAEDAASRIASDEAAGKTLAKEPSVLIFEALERLARGPKRKPIVPVKTTLKINGEKAGSLARTAKGVAIDLDDPRFANWMQNHAEPILEELYARWREDIE
- the repC gene encoding plasmid replication protein RepC, encoding MRYDPITPFRRPMTPALMDHRAQLDTPLPPDGLNKWEALRELACARNAYGLSDRDMTVLQALVSFHPDTVLGSGGAAPVVYPSNAAICERLNGMPCSTMRRHLSRLVGAGVIVRRDSPNGKRYARRVGDAKVAYGFDLSPLVLRHAEVCAHAEKIRAERDALKRLRETVSLMRRDLAGLVDWGRTERPDLATWDIYEDLARLAARDLRRKLDHAALETLRARLFAALTEVRDLLEPQESVTQTAETSTSHARNEQHHQNSEKDSHASEGAVPGEDGNVTPLTSRKANLGTDAQEDAPPAPSLPLRLVLLACPEIQSYAPHPVRHWHEFVAIAETVRPMTGISPTAWEEARRAMGPEQAAVVLAALLERFTEIRNPGGYLRHLTAKASEGAFSCGPMVMALLRRAA
- a CDS encoding TonB-dependent receptor, with protein sequence MVGTSLTAACLAGFAYAQDTNADTTTIVLPTLDVETTAEPTPAPARPAPAPRRTATAPRRAPAPQVCTPDLAGTPVCAEQEAAEAAAAQTAAQAAAAAEAARQASAGTNPNGDPDAPFRAVTSANSKLRGEIADMPRTVTAVTKEVLETTNTTSVRQLARNTPGMSLGFGEGGNAFGDNIYIRGFKANNDVYVDGVRDPGTSVRETFDTEQVEILKGPSGSVGGRGATGGTINLTTKQPQDVDFQHYSVEATSAGTVRATADINLASDERLQLRFNTMLQKGWVAGREDVHDDRQGAAVALRYSLTDDVTLDASYSFTRFDQTPDWGVPFTTGRPDGKTGPVTEFGVDRDTFYGIEDRDFQIATRHVATGRLTWDMGNGLQLTNTLRGSETINDYILTAPSSTTENGSNDPSDWTTGIRDKSRYQVTDVISNTTELSGEAGWFGVSHDFVAGLLLQREKVMADSYPGSTEDFPAGARGCTVSVENPDTSNCWDGNMPSRNLNKTNTEVNTVSAYFVDRIEFSPQWTLDAGVRVDSYDIERTSSGSTLSRNDVMWNGNLGLTYKPTETLTLYGSAATSTTPMGAEVAAGGGFYGGLDAGGEDLKPERNIAYELGAKYEVMDNLLLTAALFQTTKQNAREDVGPRGASVTKDTLEYRLRGVELGVAGKIDRVGLYGGAVFMESEILESADSSAVGEELATIAHKQFNLLTTYDVTDRLMLGVQSNWKGEVKLGSLAPNDNRLPAYWSFDLVGSYDINERMDVRFGVKNAGDEVYYDTAYRSGEPFTYVAPGREVWVAVDMKF